CGAGAATGATCTGGTAGGCCTCAACCTGATACTTGGCCAACAAGCGGGAGATATCCTGCACCAGCGTAGGTCTAGCCAGCGTTGACGGAGTCAGATTGATCGAGAAACATGCAGCAGGAAAGCGCTCACGGTTTAAATTAATAAACTCCAGTACATGAACAAGTACCCATAAGTCGACATCGTAATTCAGACCAAATTCAGCGACGACAGGGAAGAAGTCGTTAGGCATGATGATATTGCCATCTTCATCATGCAGGCGAAGCAAAATTTCGTGATAACGATCGCCTCGAAACCCTTCAATAGGCTGAGCCATCAGCATAAACCGATCTTTATCCAATCCTTGCTGAATATGATGCAGCATCGCCACTTTGCTATGAATACCCTGCTGCAAGCTCTGAGCATTGAGGTGGGTGGATTCCGCATTCCCTGTAAGTAGCGAACGCTCTGCCATAGAGCTCAACTCGCCAATAACGCTATAAATATGAACCAGCGGCTGGCGAACCGTGCAATAGCCGATTCCATAGTGCAAACGTAGTGGTAAGCCGTTCCACAGTAAGCGGAATAGCTTCATCGCATCATTAAGGCGTTTAATCGTTTCGGGCGCATTTCGATTATTAAGACGCAAGACAAGATCGTAACTCGGTAACTGATACACATCTTCGTCAGCCGCCAACACTTTTTTGATCATGCAGGCTAACCGTTGCTTATATTCAAGCTTAAGCTGCATGCCATACGTGCGGCAAAGCGTATCGAGATTCGCAATACGTAGGAAACAAACAACCGAACGCTCATGCTGCTGCAAGTCATATTGTAGGCAACGAAGGTTCGGCAGTTGAATGACGGGATCGATCATTGATGCCCGCTGGGTCTTTTCATAAAGACGACGTTGGCGTGTATTCACTGCCGCCATCAGAATAATCGTCAGCGTAAACATCACCATCATCGACATAATCAACGCCAGGCTATGAACCAAATTATCCCATTGTACAAAACCGTCATAGTTTAGGAGTAACGTGATCACCGATGCTGACCACACCAAGCTGGTGAGCTGATATCCATAGCGCATCGCACCAAAAAGCATTAATGGCAGCAACAGCGTTAACGTGTAGTCAGTAT
This is a stretch of genomic DNA from Hafnia alvei. It encodes these proteins:
- a CDS encoding EAL domain-containing protein — translated: MSQLQYLLHRLNYWWGTPLLFALVLLPFSLFVSPHLVTSDGVVYLLFLPMAVSLSLLMIFSWRVMPALAVVSFGLYIYKIGYLPGALVATALVLSLGISWYGFLKHVGRRWSCGFGRMQTMLPRLFWMVVVLPLVFLMLIQIIVALGIFEPVEKMAASAPFSIRTLIGYQALVLACLAGVPACYYLLRVVLKPRFLSVIVNRCRKEIAQGVTAWEIQIWLLLLVAMITVLVIPATDDSSIFYTDYTLTLLLPLMLFGAMRYGYQLTSLVWSASVITLLLNYDGFVQWDNLVHSLALIMSMMVMFTLTIILMAAVNTRQRRLYEKTQRASMIDPVIQLPNLRCLQYDLQQHERSVVCFLRIANLDTLCRTYGMQLKLEYKQRLACMIKKVLAADEDVYQLPSYDLVLRLNNRNAPETIKRLNDAMKLFRLLWNGLPLRLHYGIGYCTVRQPLVHIYSVIGELSSMAERSLLTGNAESTHLNAQSLQQGIHSKVAMLHHIQQGLDKDRFMLMAQPIEGFRGDRYHEILLRLHDEDGNIIMPNDFFPVVAEFGLNYDVDLWVLVHVLEFINLNRERFPAACFSINLTPSTLARPTLVQDISRLLAKYQVEAYQIILEITESNITQSKELTAKTLSQLRQMGCRIAIDDFGTGFASYDRLKNIEADILKIDGSFVRELIDSPIDQQIVSAMCQIARLKKLLVVAEYVEDEAQKFQLKALGVDYIQGYLLGKPQSLASL